A DNA window from Bos javanicus breed banteng chromosome 10, ARS-OSU_banteng_1.0, whole genome shotgun sequence contains the following coding sequences:
- the LOC133255510 gene encoding transmembrane protein 126A-like, translating to MENHEPDGAIIKENLTDIIARKINQLPEVERNLLENGSTYVGLNAALCRLIANSLFRRILRVTQARIAAGLPMAVIPFLTANVSYKGFVSLPLNTGDLQCETCTVTRGGLVGLVFGGLYPVFLAMPVNGGLAARYNSALLPEKRNILDYWIRISKPVYRKMLFPILLQTGFAAYLGSRQYKLLIKALQLH from the coding sequence ATGGAAAATCATGAACCAGATGGTGCTATCATCAAGGAGAACTTAACTGATATCATAGCCAGAAAAATTAACCAACTCCCAGAAGTAGAACGGAATCTGCTTGAAAATGGATCAACATATGTTGGACTTAATGCTGCTCTCTGTCGCCTAATAGCAAATAGTCTTTTTCGACGCATCTTACGTGTGACACAGGCTCGTATAGCTGCTGGCTTACCAATGGCAGTGATCCCATTTTTGACAGCAAATGTATCTTACAAAGGCTTTGTCAGTTTACCTTTGAATACAGGTGATCTACAGTGTGAAACCTGCACCGTAACACGAGGTGGATTGGTTGGTCTTGTTTTCGGTGGCCTGTACCCTGTTTTCTTGGCTATGCCTGTGAATGGTGGCCTAGCAGCTAGGTATAATTCAGCCCTGCTACCAGAGAAAAGAAACATCTTAGATTACTGGATTAGGATTTCTAAGCCTGTCTATAGAAAGATGTTATTTCCCATTTTGCTCCAGACTGGGTTTGCTGCATACCTCGGGTCTAGACAATATAAACTACTTATAAAGGCTCttcagttacattaa